The Caballeronia sp. Lep1P3 genome window below encodes:
- a CDS encoding ABC transporter ATP-binding protein, producing the protein MGDAISTSTTPPRLALSGISKQYPSVKANDGVNLVVMPGEIHAVLGENGAGKSTLMKIIYGAVRPDEGEIRWQGEAVEIGSPAAARKLGIGMVFQHFSLFETLTVAENIALALDDKFDMRALGKRIREVSKDYGLDVDPQRHVHSLTVGERQRVEIVRCLLQNPRLLIMDEPTSVLTPQAVQKLFTVLRRLAAEGCSILYISHKLDEIQALCENATVMRGGRVTGNVDPRKETHASLAQLMVGHSLPDYTRRAHTPGDVRLAVKNLSVASPDPFGTSLDNVSFDVRAGEIFGIAGVSGNGQAELLAALSGEIRDRRVAPDAVSICGTPAARLTAGARRRLGFAFVPEERLGRGAVPAMSLAENGLLTAHRQNMVRGGWIRSGAVRGFAERCIEAFDVRCGGSGALAQSLSGGNLQKFIVGREILQAPKALVVAQPTWGVDVGAAGFIRQQLLDLASRGVGILVISEELEELFDICDRLAVLARGKLSPVRATGETNAEEIGLFMAGLFEGRRASAAELDSLSK; encoded by the coding sequence ATGGGCGACGCCATTTCCACGTCGACGACGCCACCGCGCCTGGCGTTGTCCGGCATCAGCAAGCAGTATCCGTCCGTCAAGGCCAACGACGGCGTGAACCTCGTCGTCATGCCGGGCGAGATCCATGCGGTTCTCGGTGAAAACGGCGCGGGCAAGTCCACGCTGATGAAGATCATCTACGGCGCGGTGCGTCCCGACGAAGGCGAGATCCGCTGGCAGGGCGAGGCCGTCGAGATCGGCAGCCCGGCCGCGGCGCGCAAGCTCGGCATCGGCATGGTGTTCCAGCACTTTTCGTTGTTCGAGACGCTGACGGTGGCCGAGAACATCGCGCTCGCGCTCGACGACAAGTTCGACATGCGAGCGCTCGGCAAGCGCATTCGCGAAGTGTCGAAGGATTACGGGCTCGACGTCGATCCGCAGCGGCACGTTCACAGCCTCACGGTGGGCGAGCGGCAGCGCGTGGAAATCGTGCGGTGCCTCCTGCAGAATCCGCGGCTGCTCATCATGGACGAGCCGACTTCCGTGCTCACGCCGCAAGCGGTGCAGAAGCTCTTCACGGTGCTGCGCCGGCTGGCGGCGGAAGGCTGCAGCATTCTCTACATCAGCCACAAGCTCGACGAAATCCAGGCGCTCTGCGAAAACGCCACCGTGATGCGCGGCGGCCGCGTGACCGGCAACGTCGATCCGCGCAAGGAAACGCACGCGTCGCTCGCGCAGTTGATGGTCGGCCATTCGCTGCCCGACTACACGCGCCGCGCCCACACGCCCGGCGACGTGCGGCTCGCGGTGAAAAACCTCTCGGTGGCAAGCCCCGACCCGTTCGGCACGTCGCTCGACAACGTGTCCTTCGACGTGCGCGCGGGCGAGATTTTCGGCATTGCGGGCGTGTCGGGCAACGGACAGGCGGAACTGCTCGCCGCGCTGTCGGGCGAAATCCGCGATCGCCGCGTCGCGCCGGATGCCGTTTCCATCTGCGGCACGCCGGCCGCGCGGCTGACGGCGGGCGCGCGGCGGCGGCTCGGCTTCGCGTTCGTGCCAGAAGAACGGCTCGGGCGCGGCGCGGTCCCGGCCATGTCGCTCGCGGAAAACGGCTTGCTCACCGCGCATCGGCAAAACATGGTGCGCGGCGGCTGGATTCGCTCGGGCGCGGTGCGCGGCTTCGCCGAGCGCTGCATCGAAGCGTTCGACGTGCGCTGCGGCGGCAGCGGCGCGCTCGCGCAAAGTCTCTCGGGCGGCAACTTGCAGAAGTTCATCGTCGGACGCGAGATATTGCAGGCGCCGAAGGCGCTCGTCGTCGCGCAGCCGACCTGGGGCGTCGATGTCGGCGCGGCCGGTTTCATCCGTCAGCAGTTGCTCGATCTCGCCTCGCGCGGCGTGGGGATTCTCGTCATCTCCGAAGAACTCGAAGAGCTTTTCGATATCTGCGACCGGCTCGCCGTGCTCGCGCGCGGCAAGCTCTCGCCGGTGCGCGCGACGGGCGAGACCAATGCCGAGGAAATCGGCCTCTTCATGGCGGGCCTCTTCGAAGGCCGGCGCGCGAGCGCAGCCGAACTCGATTCCCTGAGCAAATAA
- a CDS encoding LysR substrate-binding domain-containing protein codes for MSQQREAIDTYLLRVLHTLLMERSVTRAAVKLNQSQPAISAALRRLRDITGDPLLVRGKSGMVPTEYGLRLLEPTQNALREIERIKVQQHNFDPSTSVRCYRIGCPDYLNVLFVPTVVERFRQAAPDATLEFHSLGPAFDYELALEDGKLDIVVGNWPEPPEQLHLSNLFVDKIVCLVSNTHPFAKRGGLTLDQYLNAPHLAPTPYSVGQRGAIDVHLARERLKRHVVVTLPYFNLAPYVLIKSDLVFTTTRLFADHYAKFLPLAVVPAPLDFPPMQYYQLWHERCHYSDEVRWLRGLVAEATRSLIDQP; via the coding sequence ATGAGTCAGCAACGCGAGGCGATCGATACGTACCTGCTACGCGTCCTGCATACCTTGCTGATGGAGCGCAGCGTCACGCGCGCGGCCGTCAAGCTCAATCAGTCGCAACCCGCCATCAGCGCCGCGCTGCGCCGTCTGCGCGACATCACCGGCGACCCGCTTCTCGTGCGCGGCAAGTCCGGCATGGTGCCGACCGAATACGGCCTGCGCCTGCTCGAACCGACGCAGAACGCGCTGCGCGAAATCGAGCGCATCAAGGTTCAGCAGCACAACTTCGATCCGTCGACGTCCGTGCGGTGTTATCGCATCGGCTGTCCGGATTATCTCAACGTGCTGTTCGTGCCGACGGTCGTCGAGCGCTTTCGTCAGGCCGCGCCGGACGCGACGCTCGAATTTCATTCGCTCGGCCCCGCGTTCGACTACGAACTCGCGCTCGAGGACGGCAAGCTCGATATCGTCGTCGGGAACTGGCCCGAGCCGCCCGAGCAATTGCACCTGTCGAACCTTTTCGTCGACAAGATCGTGTGTCTCGTGAGCAACACGCATCCGTTCGCCAAACGCGGCGGCCTCACGCTCGACCAGTATCTCAACGCGCCGCATCTCGCGCCGACGCCCTATTCCGTCGGCCAGCGCGGCGCCATCGACGTGCATCTCGCGCGCGAGCGCCTGAAGCGGCATGTGGTCGTGACGCTGCCGTACTTCAATCTCGCGCCTTACGTGCTCATCAAGTCGGACCTCGTCTTCACGACCACGCGCCTCTTCGCCGATCATTACGCGAAGTTCCTGCCGCTCGCCGTCGTGCCCGCGCCGCTCGACTTCCCGCCGATGCAGTATTACCAGCTCTGGCACGAGCGCTGCCACTATTCCGACGAAGTCCGCTGGCTGCGCGGACTCGTCGCCGAAGCGACGCGCTCGCTCATCGATCAGCCCTGA
- a CDS encoding 8-oxoguanine deaminase, translated as MMPTPHSLLVKNAHMLVTMDAQRREIADGGLYIEGNRIVAAGPTSELPQTADDVLDMRGHLVIPGLVNTHHHMYQSLTRAIPAAQNAELFGWLTNLYRIWAHLTPEMISVSTTTAMAELLLSGCTTSSDHLYIYPNGSRLDDSIAAAREIGMRFHAARGSMSVGQKDGGLPPDSVVEKEDAILKDSQRLIETYHDEGRYAMLRVVVAPCSPFSVSRELMRDAAALAREYGVSLHTHLAENVNDVAYSREKFGMTPAEYAQDLGWVGRDVWHAHCVQLDKPGIELFARTGTGVAHCPCSNMRLASGIAPIRAMRDAGVPVGLGVDGSASNDGAQMVAEVRQALLLQRVGFGPDAMTAREALEIATLGGARVLNRDDIGALAPGMAADFVSFDLSQPAFAGALHDPVAALVFCAPSQVATSVIDGKVVVKEGRLTTVDLRAVIGRHNALARDLANRAH; from the coding sequence ATGATGCCGACACCGCACAGCCTGCTCGTCAAGAACGCTCACATGCTCGTCACGATGGACGCGCAACGCCGCGAAATCGCCGATGGCGGGCTTTATATCGAAGGCAACCGCATCGTCGCGGCCGGGCCGACGAGCGAACTGCCGCAAACCGCCGACGACGTGCTCGACATGCGCGGGCATCTCGTGATTCCGGGCCTCGTCAATACGCATCACCACATGTATCAGAGCCTGACGCGCGCGATTCCCGCCGCGCAGAACGCCGAACTCTTCGGCTGGCTCACGAACCTCTACCGCATCTGGGCGCATCTGACGCCCGAAATGATCTCCGTCTCGACGACGACCGCGATGGCCGAACTGCTGCTCTCCGGCTGCACGACATCGAGTGATCACCTGTACATCTACCCAAACGGCAGCCGTCTCGACGACAGCATCGCGGCGGCGCGCGAGATCGGCATGCGCTTTCACGCGGCGCGCGGCAGCATGAGCGTCGGGCAAAAGGACGGCGGCTTGCCGCCCGATTCCGTCGTGGAAAAAGAAGACGCGATTCTGAAAGACTCGCAGCGCCTGATCGAGACGTATCACGACGAGGGCCGATACGCGATGCTGCGCGTGGTGGTCGCGCCGTGCTCGCCGTTCTCGGTGAGCCGCGAGTTGATGCGCGATGCCGCCGCGCTCGCACGCGAGTACGGCGTGTCGCTGCACACGCATCTGGCCGAGAACGTGAACGACGTCGCGTATAGCCGCGAGAAATTCGGCATGACGCCCGCGGAATATGCGCAGGACCTCGGCTGGGTCGGCCGCGACGTGTGGCACGCGCACTGCGTGCAGCTGGACAAGCCCGGCATCGAGCTTTTCGCGCGCACGGGAACCGGCGTCGCGCATTGTCCGTGCTCGAACATGCGGCTCGCGTCCGGCATCGCGCCGATCCGTGCGATGCGCGATGCGGGCGTGCCGGTCGGCCTCGGTGTGGACGGCTCCGCGTCGAACGATGGCGCGCAGATGGTCGCCGAAGTTCGGCAGGCGCTGTTGCTTCAGCGCGTGGGCTTCGGCCCCGACGCGATGACGGCGCGCGAAGCGCTCGAAATCGCGACGCTAGGCGGCGCGCGCGTGCTCAATCGCGATGACATCGGCGCGCTCGCGCCGGGCATGGCGGCGGATTTCGTCTCGTTCGATCTGTCTCAGCCCGCGTTTGCCGGCGCGCTGCACGATCCGGTCGCGGCGCTCGTGTTCTGCGCGCCGTCGCAGGTGGCGACGAGCGTCATCGATGGAAAGGTCGTGGTGAAGGAAGGGCGGCTGACGACGGTGGATTTGCGCGCGGTGATCGGGCGGCACAATGCGCTCGCCCGCGATCTGGCTAACCGCGCGCATTAA